The window ATCGGTGTCTCTATATTCGTCGGCTCACTTGTTCTGGCCTTTCTGTTTGGCATGAGCCCTTCCGATGCGGTTATGGCCCTCTACCACTCTGTCGTCTCCTGGGAGACCATCAGGCTCGTACTTATCATCGCCTTCATAATGGGAATGACCTCGGTGTTCTCACAGATCGGCTATTTGAAGGATATGGAGGCCGCCGCGGGCAACCTCTTTCCCAAGGCCAAGTACTCACTGGCAATGCTTCCGGCCCTCATAGGCCTCATGCCGATGCCCGCTGGCGCCCTCGTTTCGGCCCCCATGATAGACCCCGTCGCGGGCAGGCTTGAGATGGAGCCCGAAGAGAAGACGCTGGTCAACTACTGGTTCAGGCACATATGGGAGCACTCCTGGCCGATGTACCAGGCCATAGTAATCGCCTCCGCCATCGTCGGGATTTCCATAAGGGAGATAAGCACCAAGATGTTCCCCCTGACGGTTCTTATGACCATCATCGGCTACCTGATGCTGATTCGGCCCCTTCCAGATGACGGGGGTGGCGAGGGCGACTTCAGAACCGGCCTAAAGCTCCTCCTGAAGAGCACGTACCCCATACTGGTTATCATACTCGTTTCAATCGTTCTGGGCATCGACATGGTCTACGGTGCTTTTCTCGGATTCCTCTCGGCTCTCATTCCCAACCTGAAGAGGGTGAGCCTGAAAGAGGTCATTGCTCATGCCCTCCAGCCCAAGATAGTCTTCCTCCTCGTTTCGGTCATGTACTTCAAATACGTCCTTGAAGTTACGGGGGCTGTGGAGGCCCTTCCAAAGGCCATGCTGGCCATGAACCTCCCGGTAATCCTTGTCCTCATGGTGACGCCCTTCGTTGTCGGCCTGATGACGGGCATAAGCTTCGCCTACGTCGGCATGACCTTTCCGCTGTTGCTCCCCTTCTTCACGAGCTTTGACAGGGTCGCCCTTGCCTATTTAAGCGGCTATATGGGGATGCTCTTCAGTCCCGTCCATCTCTGCTTAGTTTTCTCGGCCGAGTACTACGGGGCCGAGCTCCGGAGGGTCTATTTGAGGCTGCTGGTTCCCGCTCTGGTCCTCTTCCTGCTCGGGCTTCTTTACATCGCCGTTGTGCTTTAGAACAAGCTTTTATACCCCCGGGCATAGCATTCTCTAGGTGAGAACATGAAAATGGAGGAGCTCGTTAGGGAGATTGAACGCCTCAAAGAGGAGAGAAACGCTATAATCATGGCCCACAACTATCAGTTGCCCGAGATTCAGGACATAGCTGACTTCCTCGGCGACAGCCTCGAGCTTGCGAGGAAAGCTGTTAACGTTGATGCGGACGTCATAGTTTTTGTGGGTGTCGACTTTATGGCTGAAACTGCCAAGATTCTCAATCCAGAGAAGACCGTTCTGTTGCCAACGAGGAGGGCAACCTGCGCGATGGCCAACATGCTCAAAGTCGAGCACATCCTCAAGGCCAAGGAGCAGTATCCGGACGCGCCGGTGGTTCTCTACGTAAACACCACCGCCGAGACCAAGGCCTACGCCGACGTTACGGTTACCTCTGCCAACGCGGTCAGAATAGTTGAAAAGCTCGACTCGGACGTCATAATCTTCGGCCCGGACAAGAACCTCGCGAGCTATGTGGCAAAGATGACCGGCAAGAAGGTCATCCCCGTCCCCGAGTACGGACACTGCTACGTCCACAGGCAGTTCACCCTTGAGGATGTCGAGCGCGCGAGAAAGCTCTACCCCAACGCCAAGCTAATGGTTCACCCGGAATGCGAGCCAGAGGTACAGGAGAGAGCCGACATCATAGTCTCCACGGGCGGAATGATAAGGCGCGCCCCCGAGCACGACGAGTGGGTGGTCTTCACGGAGAGGGAGATGGTCTACCGCCTTCAGAGGCTCTATCCGGACATCAAGTTCCACCCGGCTAAAGAAGACGCCATCTGCATCGGCATGAAGGCGATAACGCTCAACCACATCTACGAATCGCTCAGGGACATGAAGTACGAGGTTGAAGTTCCGGAGGATATAGCCGAGAAAGCCAGAAGGGCGATAGAGAGGATGCTGGAGA of the Thermococcus onnurineus NA1 genome contains:
- the nadA gene encoding quinolinate synthase NadA, which codes for MKMEELVREIERLKEERNAIIMAHNYQLPEIQDIADFLGDSLELARKAVNVDADVIVFVGVDFMAETAKILNPEKTVLLPTRRATCAMANMLKVEHILKAKEQYPDAPVVLYVNTTAETKAYADVTVTSANAVRIVEKLDSDVIIFGPDKNLASYVAKMTGKKVIPVPEYGHCYVHRQFTLEDVERARKLYPNAKLMVHPECEPEVQERADIIVSTGGMIRRAPEHDEWVVFTEREMVYRLQRLYPDIKFHPAKEDAICIGMKAITLNHIYESLRDMKYEVEVPEDIAEKARRAIERMLEMS
- a CDS encoding TIGR00529 family membrane protein encodes the protein MELLYLIASFAVIIALIWLKINIGVSIFVGSLVLAFLFGMSPSDAVMALYHSVVSWETIRLVLIIAFIMGMTSVFSQIGYLKDMEAAAGNLFPKAKYSLAMLPALIGLMPMPAGALVSAPMIDPVAGRLEMEPEEKTLVNYWFRHIWEHSWPMYQAIVIASAIVGISIREISTKMFPLTVLMTIIGYLMLIRPLPDDGGGEGDFRTGLKLLLKSTYPILVIILVSIVLGIDMVYGAFLGFLSALIPNLKRVSLKEVIAHALQPKIVFLLVSVMYFKYVLEVTGAVEALPKAMLAMNLPVILVLMVTPFVVGLMTGISFAYVGMTFPLLLPFFTSFDRVALAYLSGYMGMLFSPVHLCLVFSAEYYGAELRRVYLRLLVPALVLFLLGLLYIAVVL